The proteins below come from a single Nitrosospira sp. Is2 genomic window:
- the flgL gene encoding flagellar hook-associated protein FlgL gives MRVSNNTSYELGIAALNRQQTAQVKTLEQISSGRRMLTPSDDPTAYARALEVSQADAANTQHASNRQYAANNFAILEGTLSDVTNVLQNAQQQLVYAGNGTLNDSGRIAIATELRGNLDELVGLANRTDGSGQYLFSGFQGSTKPFDDTGSGVQYFGDEGLRMVQASASRQLAVNESGKEVFERIPASGGGHQSVFKSLSDVIDTLEKPVITSADKTALASGLGAAQENLANALDNVLKVHASVGIRMKELDTLNEGGDDLNIQYKQQLAELRDVDYPAAISSLTQQKTYLEATQQAFIRVQGLSLFDYLR, from the coding sequence GGGCATTGCCGCGCTTAACCGTCAGCAGACCGCACAGGTCAAGACCCTGGAACAGATAAGCAGCGGGCGGCGCATGCTCACCCCATCCGACGACCCGACGGCCTATGCACGTGCACTGGAAGTATCCCAGGCTGACGCGGCCAATACACAGCATGCCTCCAACCGGCAGTACGCCGCGAATAATTTTGCCATCCTGGAAGGAACGCTGAGCGATGTGACCAACGTGTTGCAGAACGCGCAGCAACAACTCGTATATGCGGGCAACGGTACCCTTAATGATAGCGGGCGGATCGCTATTGCGACGGAATTGCGGGGCAATCTGGATGAACTGGTGGGCCTCGCGAATCGTACGGACGGAAGCGGACAATATCTCTTTTCTGGCTTTCAGGGCTCGACCAAACCCTTTGACGATACGGGCAGCGGCGTTCAGTACTTCGGCGACGAGGGGTTGCGCATGGTACAAGCGAGCGCCTCGCGCCAGCTTGCAGTGAACGAGTCAGGGAAGGAGGTATTCGAGCGTATCCCCGCATCCGGTGGCGGCCATCAAAGCGTGTTCAAGTCGCTCTCCGATGTGATCGACACCCTGGAAAAACCGGTGATAACATCCGCCGACAAGACAGCACTGGCCAGTGGCCTCGGCGCGGCCCAGGAAAATCTCGCCAATGCGCTGGACAATGTACTGAAGGTCCATGCATCGGTGGGCATCCGGATGAAGGAGCTTGATACCCTCAATGAAGGCGGAGATGACCTGAACATACAATACAAGCAGCAACTGGCGGAACTGCGGGACGTCGATTACCCCGCCGCGATCAGCAGTCTCACCCAGCAGAAGACCTATCTGGAAGCGACGCAGCAAGCATTCATCAGGGTACAGGGGCTTTCGTTATTTGACTATCTTCGGTAA
- a CDS encoding EAL and HDOD domain-containing protein: MAELRTGMIFDPIQQVSLVPQVKEFFLARQPILDRNQNLVGYELLFRRVGTRPGNAVEDLRGAASIIAHTSELGMKSVMGNAAGFFNVDYATLMSDIVSFLPCEKVVFEIPQTIKITAELIRRISDMVGAGYKFALDDVIIFSDYIRPLLPLIEFVKVDTSVMTRADLSTLTSQFKEANKLLVAEKVETIEQFRNCAELGFDYFQGYYFAKPVILSGKKLTSSQAAILQLMALVVRDAENAVIEHRIKKEASLFLSLLRLVNTPAMGVAKNINSISEALLVLGRRQLRQWLQIQLYMGPDTDPASASPLLLLATTRGKFLELVARKLKPANKSIADTAFTVGTMSLLDTLFSQPMTTILEQIILGKEVREALLHRTGFYGDLLKLSEYVEKPGEASQLLPPLLLELNLPSESLYALQLEAFEWSNSLLPSYREA; this comes from the coding sequence ATGGCCGAATTGAGAACTGGCATGATCTTCGATCCGATACAACAAGTTTCCCTTGTTCCTCAAGTAAAGGAGTTTTTCCTTGCACGTCAGCCGATTCTGGACCGTAACCAGAATCTCGTCGGCTATGAGCTGTTATTCCGCCGGGTCGGGACCAGACCCGGGAATGCAGTTGAGGATTTGCGCGGGGCCGCCTCCATCATCGCGCATACCTCGGAGCTCGGCATGAAATCCGTGATGGGCAACGCGGCCGGCTTCTTCAACGTCGATTACGCCACGCTGATGTCCGACATTGTGAGCTTTCTGCCCTGTGAAAAAGTGGTGTTTGAAATCCCTCAGACCATCAAGATAACGGCCGAGCTTATCCGCAGGATCTCCGATATGGTCGGGGCGGGGTACAAGTTCGCGCTGGATGACGTGATTATCTTTTCGGATTACATCCGGCCGTTGCTTCCACTGATCGAGTTCGTCAAGGTTGATACTTCGGTCATGACCCGGGCCGATCTGAGCACGCTGACCAGCCAGTTCAAGGAAGCCAACAAATTGCTGGTGGCTGAAAAAGTAGAGACGATTGAACAGTTCAGGAATTGCGCGGAGCTCGGATTCGACTATTTTCAGGGGTACTACTTTGCCAAGCCAGTTATCCTTTCGGGCAAAAAACTTACCTCTTCGCAGGCGGCGATCCTGCAATTAATGGCGCTCGTGGTCAGGGATGCCGAGAATGCGGTCATCGAACACCGCATCAAGAAAGAGGCGTCCCTATTCCTGTCCTTGCTCAGGCTCGTCAATACCCCCGCAATGGGTGTCGCGAAGAATATCAACTCGATCAGCGAGGCGCTGCTGGTGCTGGGGCGGCGTCAGTTACGGCAATGGCTGCAGATCCAGCTCTACATGGGGCCTGACACGGACCCCGCATCTGCCTCGCCCCTCCTGCTGCTCGCGACGACACGTGGCAAGTTTCTTGAACTGGTCGCCCGGAAGCTCAAGCCTGCGAATAAAAGTATTGCCGATACCGCTTTCACAGTCGGTACGATGTCGCTGTTGGATACCCTGTTCAGCCAACCCATGACAACCATCCTGGAACAGATTATCCTGGGCAAGGAAGTCCGTGAAGCGCTATTGCATCGCACAGGTTTTTATGGCGATTTACTCAAGCTTTCCGAATATGTCGAAAAGCCGGGCGAAGCCAGTCAACTGCTGCCGCCTCTACTCCTGGAATTGAATCTGCCGAGCGAGAGCCTCTACGCGCTTCAACTGGAAGCATTCGAATGGAGCAACAGCTTATTGCCGTCGTATAGGGAAGCATAA
- a CDS encoding thioredoxin family protein yields the protein MNNTYAAVEPSRAEVNALDGAAVVEFGASWCGFCRAAQPLIASAFSQYPSLRHIKIEDGKGRPLGRSFRVTLWPTLIFMKNGKEIARLVRPGDSAVIGEALRKITSPS from the coding sequence ATGAATAACACGTATGCCGCTGTCGAGCCATCGCGCGCCGAGGTTAATGCCCTTGACGGTGCCGCTGTGGTAGAGTTTGGCGCGTCCTGGTGCGGTTTTTGCCGTGCTGCCCAACCCCTTATTGCCTCGGCTTTTTCTCAATACCCGTCCTTACGTCACATCAAGATCGAAGACGGGAAGGGTCGTCCGCTTGGCCGCTCCTTTCGGGTGACGCTCTGGCCGACGCTGATCTTCATGAAAAATGGCAAGGAAATCGCCCGCCTGGTCCGGCCGGGCGATTCGGCCGTGATTGGCGAAGCGCTGCGCAAAATCACCAGCCCATCCTGA
- a CDS encoding sensor histidine kinase gives MSTTTTDFSNPYTAVYLVNADTFRCEYANLAAQRDLQYSMVELRELMPRGDAPGFSVESLLPLLTSLERDERQEVTGDACFRRKDGTVSRVAVRLALWQGAGKPLLAIAARDLASSENSEETQQKDGQTSGQADGETRSRSIVSNAPGMVFQYVLGEDGHHSLPFVSDQCVNLLGMTVEKLQENPPLLLTLVLPEDQDSLRQSRADSAASLTTWNWEGRLWIKSYHDVKWVSLRASPRREEGVGVIWEGIIINVTQSRRREIELEESHERLKEVSSHIMAAREHERIRIAREIHDDLGGNLTAIKIDLDWIARRVGDGNFNEIKENPALLAKVHTVSQMVDRTMQSIQRISRDLRPGIMDFGIVAAIEWEAGEFSKRLGIPCEVSCARQDIDVEPDAAVAVFRIFQESLTNITKHAQASRVWVRLDTIAAQAQEWLELEVRDNGFGIMPADLAKLNSFGIRGMVERASFLGGKLTVNRRREIGTTGQGTIVRLSIPLRPHQGDPAVAAARPSFTE, from the coding sequence ATGAGCACGACCACAACGGATTTTTCCAACCCCTACACTGCGGTGTATCTGGTCAATGCCGATACGTTCCGGTGCGAATACGCGAATTTGGCGGCCCAACGCGATCTGCAATATTCAATGGTTGAATTGCGCGAACTCATGCCGCGCGGTGACGCTCCCGGCTTCAGCGTGGAAAGCCTGCTGCCGCTGCTCACTTCCTTGGAGCGGGACGAGCGGCAGGAGGTGACGGGAGATGCGTGTTTTCGCCGCAAGGATGGAACGGTTTCGCGGGTGGCGGTGCGCCTGGCGTTATGGCAAGGTGCCGGCAAACCGCTGCTTGCCATTGCCGCCAGAGATCTGGCTTCATCCGAAAACAGCGAGGAAACGCAGCAGAAGGACGGGCAAACGTCCGGACAGGCAGATGGGGAAACGCGATCACGATCCATCGTGTCGAACGCGCCTGGAATGGTGTTCCAGTACGTATTGGGCGAGGATGGACACCACTCTCTACCCTTTGTCAGCGACCAGTGCGTGAATCTGCTGGGCATGACGGTGGAAAAACTGCAGGAAAACCCGCCGCTGCTTTTGACGCTCGTACTTCCCGAGGACCAGGACAGCTTGCGCCAATCCCGGGCGGACTCAGCCGCGAGTCTGACCACATGGAACTGGGAAGGGCGCCTGTGGATCAAGTCCTATCACGACGTCAAATGGGTCAGCTTGCGGGCGAGCCCGCGTCGGGAAGAGGGTGTCGGGGTCATCTGGGAGGGAATAATAATCAATGTAACCCAGAGCAGGCGCAGGGAGATCGAGCTGGAGGAATCCCACGAACGTCTGAAGGAAGTTTCGTCCCACATCATGGCGGCCCGGGAACATGAGCGTATTCGCATCGCCCGTGAAATTCACGATGATCTGGGCGGCAACCTGACCGCAATCAAGATTGACCTCGACTGGATCGCGCGCCGGGTGGGTGACGGCAACTTCAACGAGATCAAGGAAAATCCCGCTTTGCTGGCTAAAGTTCATACCGTCTCGCAAATGGTGGACCGCACCATGCAGTCCATACAGCGTATCTCGCGCGATCTGCGTCCGGGCATCATGGATTTCGGGATCGTCGCAGCGATCGAGTGGGAGGCGGGAGAATTTTCCAAGCGGCTGGGCATCCCGTGCGAGGTGTCCTGCGCGAGGCAGGATATCGACGTGGAGCCGGATGCGGCGGTAGCCGTATTCCGGATTTTTCAGGAATCGCTCACCAATATCACCAAGCATGCGCAGGCCTCGCGCGTCTGGGTGCGGTTGGACACCATCGCGGCTCAGGCTCAGGAGTGGCTGGAACTGGAGGTAAGGGATAACGGTTTCGGCATCATGCCCGCCGATCTCGCGAAGCTCAATTCATTCGGTATTCGCGGCATGGTCGAACGGGCGAGTTTCCTGGGTGGGAAGCTGACCGTCAACCGCAGGCGGGAGATAGGCACGACGGGGCAAGGCACCATCGTTCGCCTGTCGATTCCGCTTCGACCACATCAAGGCGACCCGGCGGTGGCAGCGGCCAGGCCATCTTTTACAGAATGA
- a CDS encoding response regulator transcription factor, protein MNVLIVDDHAIVRQGLRQILVESGKIDLIAEADSGAGAMRQLREGEWGVVVLDISLPDRNGIEVLKQIKKERPKIPVLMLSMHDEGLYAIRALKAGASGYITKQSAPSELMAAINQVAWGRKYLTPSLAEAMADSFGADPERPRHETLSDREYQTLCLIASGKSLTDAAEEMCLSVKTVSVYRSRVLEKMKLKNNAELTHYAIKNGLA, encoded by the coding sequence ATGAACGTGTTGATTGTAGATGATCATGCCATCGTGCGGCAGGGTTTAAGACAGATACTGGTGGAGAGCGGAAAAATCGACCTGATCGCGGAAGCGGACTCAGGCGCCGGAGCGATGAGGCAATTGCGCGAGGGCGAGTGGGGCGTAGTGGTACTGGACATATCGTTGCCCGATCGGAACGGCATCGAAGTATTGAAACAGATCAAGAAAGAGCGGCCAAAAATTCCGGTGCTCATGCTCAGCATGCACGATGAGGGGTTATACGCGATCCGGGCGTTGAAGGCGGGCGCATCGGGCTATATCACCAAGCAAAGCGCCCCCAGCGAATTGATGGCGGCGATCAACCAGGTCGCCTGGGGGCGTAAATATCTGACGCCAAGCCTGGCCGAGGCAATGGCGGACAGTTTCGGCGCCGATCCCGAGCGTCCCCGTCACGAGACGCTATCCGACCGCGAATACCAGACTTTGTGCCTGATCGCCTCGGGCAAGAGCCTTACCGATGCTGCCGAGGAAATGTGTTTGTCCGTCAAGACAGTCAGTGTTTACCGCAGCCGCGTGCTCGAAAAAATGAAGCTCAAGAATAATGCGGAGCTCACGCACTACGCTATCAAGAACGGCCTGGCCTGA
- a CDS encoding EAL domain-containing protein, which produces MSITIASWSVVKSLQEQNAHYQFDAALAEAVGQVKHYFAGYEQVLKGGVGLMLASDSVTRNEWRIYVESLRLDESYPGIHGVGFSQYIRPAEMAKHIASLRADGFPAYKIWPDIPRAPRDDYTAIVYIEPFNATNRRALGYDMFSNPVRRAAMSRARDSGAAALSGKVKLVQETSEDVQAGILMYIPYYGPGGIPETLDRRRSSLVGYVYAPFRMDDFINAVLRTKLDDLGFKIFDGASTTPDALLFDSGKHRLEHSSFPQYTRTVPVSLYGQIWTIEASSRPGFEQSVSSSESEFILFGGILVSILTAVVVFMLSSNKEKTTALARTNVELASAINEQQAAVKDLSIATLRTQRILESITDAFYTLDREWRFTYLNNEAQRLLRLSSDELLGKNIWKEFPQAIAGPFYREFHRALIENCTVSFEEFYAPLDGWFEVRAYPSVEGLAVYFRDVTERKRAEKMRREADKHIRQQASLLDKANDAIIVRGVDHRIQFWNQGAQRLYGWTSDEVIGRSVEEVIYDDPIPFREAFQQVLRDGEWNGEIVQRHKDGSPLTAEVHWTLVRDDEEGPQRILSINTDISARKMAEKEIHHLAFYDSLTGLPNRQLLLDRLKQALAISGRKHQTGALLFIDLDNFKLLNDTLGHDVGDLLLQQVAPRLISCVRDSDTVARLGGDEFIIILVGGFSPQPEEAVAQIRAICDRIVAAFRKPFTLRGHNHNTTPSIGIAVFNDQSAAMDELLKQADLAMYQAKAAGRNSACLFTPDMQSAINDRVVLESDLHKSWERNEFVLHFQPQVKGRRVVGAEALVRWQHPRRGLISPADFISHAEETGLILPLGSWILDSACAQLAAWAGEPEMAQLDLAVNVSPLQFRQPDFVPQILETLARTGANPRKLKLELTESLLVRNIEDTIAKMTALKAVGVGFALDDFGTGYSSLYYLKRLPLDWVKIDQSFVRELLTNPHDATIVRAIIILAKSMGLKVIAEGVETEAQRNYLARHGCSMYQGFLASPPLPSAQFTELMRKR; this is translated from the coding sequence TTGTCAATCACGATTGCAAGCTGGTCGGTTGTAAAAAGCTTGCAGGAGCAAAACGCACATTATCAATTTGATGCGGCGTTGGCCGAAGCTGTGGGCCAGGTCAAGCATTATTTTGCGGGATATGAACAGGTGTTGAAGGGAGGCGTTGGGCTTATGCTTGCTTCGGATTCCGTCACGCGCAATGAATGGCGCATATATGTCGAGTCGTTAAGACTTGATGAAAGTTACCCCGGTATCCACGGCGTTGGTTTCTCTCAATATATACGCCCAGCCGAAATGGCGAAACACATCGCCTCACTACGTGCAGACGGGTTTCCCGCTTACAAAATCTGGCCCGACATCCCCCGGGCACCCCGGGACGATTACACCGCGATCGTCTACATCGAACCGTTTAACGCAACAAACCGGCGCGCCCTGGGTTATGACATGTTCTCAAACCCGGTGCGGCGAGCGGCCATGTCTCGCGCGCGAGACTCTGGAGCCGCCGCTCTGTCAGGCAAGGTCAAGCTTGTCCAGGAAACCAGCGAGGATGTCCAGGCGGGTATTCTTATGTATATCCCGTACTACGGCCCAGGAGGGATCCCGGAAACACTTGATCGACGACGCTCATCCCTTGTTGGATACGTGTATGCGCCGTTTCGTATGGACGACTTTATAAACGCTGTCCTTCGCACGAAATTGGACGACCTTGGCTTCAAAATCTTTGATGGCGCCTCAACTACCCCGGATGCCTTGCTTTTCGACAGCGGCAAGCACCGGCTTGAGCATTCGTCGTTCCCTCAATACACGAGGACAGTCCCGGTATCTTTATACGGTCAAATATGGACCATTGAGGCCAGCTCCCGTCCGGGCTTCGAACAATCGGTAAGCAGTTCCGAATCCGAATTCATACTGTTTGGCGGAATTCTGGTCAGCATTCTAACGGCCGTGGTTGTCTTCATGCTTTCCTCCAATAAGGAAAAAACGACGGCCCTCGCCAGGACAAATGTAGAGCTGGCGTCTGCAATTAACGAACAGCAGGCCGCCGTAAAAGATCTTTCCATTGCAACGCTTCGGACTCAACGCATACTGGAAAGCATTACTGACGCTTTTTATACGCTCGACCGGGAATGGCGTTTTACCTACCTGAACAATGAAGCGCAAAGGCTGCTGCGCCTGTCGTCCGATGAGCTTCTCGGGAAGAACATTTGGAAAGAATTCCCGCAAGCGATTGCCGGCCCTTTTTATCGCGAATTTCATCGGGCCCTGATCGAAAACTGTACGGTGAGCTTCGAGGAGTTCTACGCACCGCTCGATGGATGGTTCGAAGTTCGCGCCTATCCCTCCGTGGAGGGTCTCGCGGTTTATTTCCGCGACGTTACCGAAAGGAAACGAGCTGAAAAGATGCGCCGCGAAGCTGATAAGCACATTCGCCAGCAGGCCTCATTGCTCGATAAGGCCAATGACGCCATCATCGTTCGGGGTGTCGACCACCGCATCCAGTTCTGGAACCAGGGCGCCCAGCGGCTTTATGGGTGGACCTCGGACGAGGTGATCGGTCGCTCCGTCGAGGAGGTCATATATGACGATCCCATTCCCTTCAGGGAAGCGTTCCAGCAGGTACTGCGTGACGGGGAGTGGAATGGGGAAATAGTGCAACGCCACAAGGATGGAAGTCCCTTAACCGCAGAGGTGCATTGGACGTTGGTGCGAGACGATGAGGAGGGGCCTCAGCGCATTCTTTCGATCAATACCGACATTTCGGCGCGCAAGATGGCGGAAAAGGAGATTCACCATCTCGCGTTCTACGACTCCTTGACCGGCCTGCCGAACAGGCAGCTCCTGCTGGACCGGCTCAAGCAGGCGCTGGCGATCAGCGGGCGCAAGCACCAGACTGGTGCGCTGCTGTTTATCGATCTGGATAATTTCAAGTTACTCAACGATACCCTCGGTCATGACGTCGGTGATCTGTTGCTGCAGCAGGTTGCGCCTCGTCTTATTTCTTGTGTGCGCGACAGCGACACGGTGGCCCGCCTGGGAGGAGATGAGTTCATTATTATACTGGTGGGTGGGTTTAGCCCCCAACCGGAGGAAGCCGTTGCGCAGATACGCGCAATCTGCGACAGAATTGTTGCGGCTTTCCGGAAACCTTTTACTTTACGAGGTCATAACCATAACACCACCCCGAGCATCGGTATTGCAGTCTTCAATGATCAATCGGCCGCAATGGATGAGCTGCTTAAGCAGGCCGACCTCGCGATGTATCAAGCCAAGGCGGCGGGGCGTAATTCTGCATGCCTCTTTACGCCGGATATGCAGTCGGCGATCAATGACCGCGTTGTTCTGGAATCAGACCTGCACAAAAGCTGGGAGCGGAATGAGTTCGTTCTTCACTTTCAGCCCCAGGTAAAAGGGCGTCGTGTGGTGGGTGCCGAAGCGTTGGTGCGCTGGCAGCACCCGCGGCGCGGTCTGATATCGCCAGCCGACTTTATTTCCCACGCCGAAGAAACGGGGCTGATTCTTCCCCTGGGTAGCTGGATACTGGACAGCGCATGCGCGCAGCTGGCGGCATGGGCGGGGGAACCGGAGATGGCGCAACTTGATCTCGCGGTGAACGTGAGCCCGCTCCAGTTCCGCCAGCCGGACTTTGTCCCCCAAATACTTGAGACGCTGGCGCGCACCGGCGCCAATCCCCGAAAACTTAAGCTCGAGCTTACCGAAAGCTTGCTGGTGCGCAATATTGAAGACACGATTGCAAAAATGACCGCACTGAAAGCCGTGGGCGTCGGTTTTGCATTGGACGACTTTGGCACCGGTTATTCCTCGCTTTACTATCTGAAACGCCTCCCATTGGACTGGGTAAAAATCGACCAATCCTTCGTTAGAGAACTGCTTACGAATCCTCATGACGCGACCATCGTTCGCGCCATCATCATTCTTGCGAAAAGCATGGGACTCAAGGTGATTGCCGAAGGAGTGGAAACGGAGGCACAGAGGAATTATCTCGCACGGCACGGCTGCAGCATGTACCAGGGGTTCCTGGCAAGCCCGCCGCTGCCCTCAGCTCAGTTCACGGAATTGATGCGGAAAAGATGA
- a CDS encoding flagellin — protein sequence MAAIINTNVISLNAQRNLNSSQNSLATTLQRLSSGLRINSAKDDAAGLAISERMTSQIRGLNQAVRNANDGISMSQTAEGALGEVGNNLQRIRELAVQSRNASNSASDRTALNNEVQQLKSEIDRVASTTAFNGIKLLDGTFTNQSFQVGANVGETIDITSLVDAQSTSMGSTTSTTANVAGVAATAFTAITAGDLTINGTSVGAVAAGSNALTQGANIAAAINTVSNTTGVTATANATTGAVSLTNISGTNTVVAFAGATASTAITGLTAATTTATTATVVGFAGVDISSKWGADVAIASMDSAMSALNAARADLGAYQNRFSSAISNLQTTAENLTSSRSRIVDADFAAETAALSRNQVLQQAGTAMLAQANALPQSVLSLLRG from the coding sequence ATGGCTGCAATCATCAATACCAATGTCATTTCATTGAACGCGCAACGCAATCTTAACAGTTCGCAGAATTCCCTCGCGACCACCTTGCAGCGCCTGTCTTCGGGTTTGCGCATCAACAGCGCCAAGGACGACGCCGCCGGCCTGGCAATTTCCGAGCGGATGACTTCCCAGATCCGCGGTCTCAACCAGGCGGTGCGAAATGCCAACGATGGCATATCGATGTCGCAAACTGCCGAGGGCGCCCTGGGAGAAGTTGGCAATAACCTTCAGCGTATCCGCGAACTGGCCGTGCAATCACGTAACGCAAGCAACAGCGCCAGCGACCGTACCGCGCTTAACAATGAAGTACAGCAGCTCAAATCGGAAATTGACCGGGTTGCGTCTACTACCGCGTTCAACGGCATCAAGTTGCTCGACGGCACGTTCACCAACCAGTCATTTCAGGTCGGCGCGAATGTGGGCGAGACGATCGACATCACCAGCCTGGTCGACGCGCAGAGCACTTCCATGGGTTCGACTACCAGCACGACCGCAAATGTTGCAGGTGTCGCAGCCACCGCGTTCACCGCGATCACTGCCGGCGACCTGACGATCAATGGCACCAGCGTCGGTGCCGTGGCAGCCGGTAGCAACGCTCTCACTCAGGGCGCCAACATTGCAGCGGCCATCAACACGGTTTCGAATACGACGGGCGTAACAGCGACAGCGAATGCAACTACCGGTGCCGTGTCTTTGACCAATATTTCAGGCACCAATACTGTGGTCGCTTTCGCCGGTGCTACCGCCAGTACCGCGATCACCGGATTGACCGCTGCCACTACCACGGCAACGACAGCTACCGTCGTTGGTTTTGCAGGCGTGGACATCAGCTCCAAGTGGGGCGCGGATGTAGCCATCGCTTCAATGGATTCTGCGATGAGCGCATTGAATGCCGCTCGCGCCGATCTGGGCGCATATCAAAACCGCTTCTCCTCGGCAATTTCGAACCTGCAAACGACGGCCGAGAATTTGACTTCTTCCCGCAGCCGCATCGTCGATGCTGATTTTGCTGCTGAAACCGCAGCGCTGTCCCGCAACCAGGTGCTACAACAGGCCGGAACGGCAATGCTGGCCCAAGCCAATGCGCTTCCGCAAAGCGTGTTATCGCTGCTACGCGGCTAA
- a CDS encoding flagellar protein FlaG, which yields MGIEQLAAVNLAVMGVKPASTATVSAGPARQPEQAQNREEPLVAAAAAAAATPGVARAEANSMEFSLDSDSGRVVVKIIDSATQEVVRQIPMEEMLALAKALDKFQGLLLHTKA from the coding sequence ATGGGAATCGAACAGCTCGCAGCGGTAAACCTAGCGGTCATGGGGGTAAAGCCCGCCTCAACCGCAACGGTAAGTGCCGGCCCGGCCCGGCAACCAGAGCAAGCGCAAAACCGGGAGGAGCCGTTAGTGGCGGCTGCCGCGGCCGCAGCCGCGACACCGGGTGTCGCGCGGGCGGAAGCAAATTCGATGGAATTCAGCCTGGATTCGGACAGTGGCAGGGTGGTGGTCAAGATCATAGATAGCGCAACCCAGGAAGTGGTGAGGCAGATTCCCATGGAGGAGATGCTCGCCCTCGCCAAAGCGCTCGACAAGTTTCAAGGGTTGCTTTTACATACGAAGGCGTAG